A part of Miscanthus floridulus cultivar M001 chromosome 6, ASM1932011v1, whole genome shotgun sequence genomic DNA contains:
- the LOC136456187 gene encoding uncharacterized protein, protein MFRMQTPVFYSLHELLVSTYGLKSTIHMNSIEALAMFLMACGHGWSNSATQYVFNHSGETISRKFEDVLHCMVAMCEDCIRPIDPNFSTTHPRISNDRRMMPFFKDCIGALDGTHISATPPSHDAIRYFGRSGKATQNVLAVVDFDLRFTYASIGQPGSMHDTSVLFHALTKDQDKFPHPPQGKYYHVDAGYPNRLGYLSPYKGERYHIPDWRRGPAPSGQQELFNHLHSSIRNAVERTFAVWKMKWRILIKMPSYPMEKQKMIVAATMCLHNYIRETNVVDRDFHKCDRNPDYIPTIPSRYARHSNPSDTSSTASNDRNMDRFRDDIARAIFLSRSS, encoded by the exons ATGTTCAGAATGCAAACTCCAGTATTTTACAGCTTGCATGAATTGTTGGTGAGTACTTATGGTCTGAAATCAACCATTCATATGAACTCTATTGAAGCACTTGCTATGTTTCTTATGGCATGTGGCCATGGATGGTCCAATAGTGCTACACAGTATGTCTTCAACCATTCTGGAGAGACAATTAGTAGAAAATTTGAAGACGTATTGCACTGTATGGTGGCAATGTGTGAGGACTGCATAAGGCCAATAGATCCTAACTTCTCTACAACACACCCTAGGATTTCTAATGATAGAAGAATGATGCCATTTTTTAAAGATTGCATTGGTGCACTAGATGGTACCCATATTTCCGCAACACCACCTTCACATGATGCTATTAGATACTTTGGTAGAAGTGGCAAAGCAACACAAAATGTTCTTGCTGTGGTTGATTTTGACCTACGGTTCACCTATGCCTCTATTGGACAACCTGGGTCCATGCATGATACAAGTGTGCTCTTTCATGCTTTAACCAAGGATCAAGACAAATTTCCACACCCCCCTCAAG GCAAATATTATCATGTTGATGCTGGATACCCAAATCGCCTTGGTTACTTGTCACCATACAAGGGGGAAAGGTACCATATTCCGGATTGGAGGAGGGGTCCTGCTCCAAGTGGCCAGCAAGAGCTCTTCAACCATTTGCATTCAAGCATTCGCAATGCGGTAGAACGTACATTCGCTGTATGGAAAATGAAGTGGAGAATCCTTATCAAGATGCCGAGTTACCCAATGGAAAAGCAAAAGATGATTGTTGCGGCAACCATGTGTCTACACAACTACATTCGTGAGACCAATGTGGTAGATAGAGATTTCCATAAATGTGATCGAAATCCAGACTACATACCAACCATACCTTCTAGATACGCAAGACATTCAAATCCATCAGATACATCATCTACTGCATCCAATGATCGAAACATGGATAGATTCCGGGATGACATTGCAAGAGCAATTTTCCTTTCTAGATCATCATGA